In a single window of the Bacteroidota bacterium genome:
- a CDS encoding arsenate reductase ArsC, translated as MKVLILCTGNSCRSQMAHGFLKSFDSRITVESAGTEASGKLNQKAVEVMKEIGIDISHHTSDQVNKYLGEEWDYVITVCGGANESCPAFLGKVKHRLHMGYDDPSHAVGTPEFIQSEYYRVRDEIKDGFWKLYQTDILPKL; from the coding sequence ATGAAAGTATTGATTTTATGCACAGGAAATTCCTGCCGCAGCCAGATGGCCCACGGATTTTTGAAATCATTTGATTCCAGAATCACCGTTGAGTCTGCCGGAACCGAAGCTTCCGGAAAACTGAACCAGAAGGCGGTTGAAGTGATGAAGGAAATCGGCATCGATATTTCCCATCACACCTCAGATCAGGTGAATAAATATCTGGGAGAAGAATGGGATTATGTGATCACGGTCTGCGGAGGTGCCAATGAATCCTGCCCGGCATTTCTTGGAAAAGTAAAACATCGCCTCCATATGGGATATGATGATCCCTCACATGCAGTCGGCACACCAGAATTTATTCAGTCGGAATATTACCGGGTCCGCGATGAAATAAAAGATGGTTTCTGGAAATTGTACCAAACCGACATTTTACCAAAACTGTAA
- a CDS encoding carotenoid biosynthesis protein: MERPAVNHRILIGVLIILYAVGLVGFSQESLQPLFIELVPVHLLVVTVILLYTTHPLNTRVVIILAAIGITGFFAEVAGVLTGLIFGSYSYGPALGVKLWDVPLLIGLNWVSLTLASVIIVSRLSFPAWIKALLGGSLMVFLDLWLEPLAGPLHYWYWEGGVIPIQNYIAWMFFSVLFCFTLLRFGPKLTSPIAGWWLGLQIGFFVILNGVLW; encoded by the coding sequence ATGGAAAGACCGGCCGTTAACCACCGGATCCTGATTGGCGTTCTGATCATCTTATATGCCGTTGGTCTGGTGGGTTTTTCACAGGAATCCCTGCAGCCTCTGTTTATTGAACTGGTCCCGGTTCATCTGCTGGTGGTGACCGTCATTCTTCTTTACACGACCCATCCGCTGAATACACGGGTTGTTATCATTCTGGCCGCCATTGGTATCACCGGCTTTTTTGCAGAAGTGGCTGGTGTGTTAACCGGATTGATTTTCGGCAGCTATTCCTACGGACCGGCTCTCGGGGTAAAATTGTGGGACGTTCCGCTTCTGATCGGATTAAACTGGGTTTCGCTCACGCTGGCATCGGTAATCATTGTCAGCCGTTTATCTTTTCCGGCCTGGATAAAGGCCCTGCTCGGCGGCAGTCTGATGGTCTTCCTGGATCTGTGGCTGGAACCGCTTGCGGGTCCTTTGCATTACTGGTATTGGGAAGGCGGTGTTATTCCCATCCAGAATTATATCGCCTGGATGTTCTTTTCGGTTCTGTTTTGCTTTACCCTGCTGCGTTTTGGTCCTAAACTGACCTCTCCCATTGCTGGCTGGTGGCTTGGACTGCAGATTGGTTTTTTTGTGATTTTAAATGGGGTGCTCTGGTAA
- the crtI gene encoding phytoene desaturase codes for MASEPAVVIGSGIAGLASAIRLKAQGYEVTILEASPVPGGKNRDFYRDGFRFDAGPSVFTLPELLKDTLSSAGLDPDEFISIRELEASCRYFWRDGTTLTAWTDPDRFAREAEQVLGEPAESIHRFLGRAEKIYNLTEPLFLKKSLHRISTYLNRDAWRALVNLPAIDTHRTLDQAVRSSIRNTKLQQLFNRYATYNGSDPFQAPATLSVIAHLEHTRGAYFPDGGMISVSRSLVKAAEKLGIAMHLNTRAQEILFQNGKVTGVRTDGQVWPAQVVVSNMDIHYTYHHLLPTIDPPDRLLSQPKSSSALIFYWGIRGETPSFGLHNIFFSDQYRQEFDDLFQKHQIPADPTVYLYISSKLNRADAPAGHENWFVMINVPNNQGQEWDRMINQIRPVILKTLSQAAGFDVSERLVTESSLDPRSIESQTLSWQGALYGNSSNNRFAAFLRHKNFLSSVRGLYIAGGSVHPGGGVPLCLLSAKIVSDLVKERE; via the coding sequence ATGGCCTCTGAACCTGCCGTTGTCATTGGTTCCGGAATTGCTGGTCTGGCCAGTGCCATCCGGTTGAAAGCGCAGGGGTATGAAGTGACCATACTGGAAGCCAGTCCTGTTCCCGGGGGAAAAAACCGCGATTTTTACCGCGATGGATTCCGGTTCGATGCCGGCCCCAGTGTGTTCACACTTCCCGAGCTCCTTAAAGACACCCTTTCCTCGGCCGGCCTGGATCCGGATGAATTCATTTCCATCCGTGAACTGGAGGCCAGTTGCCGGTACTTCTGGCGCGATGGCACCACCCTGACCGCCTGGACCGATCCGGATCGGTTTGCCCGCGAAGCGGAACAGGTGCTGGGTGAGCCGGCAGAATCGATCCACCGTTTTCTTGGCCGGGCAGAAAAGATCTATAATCTGACTGAACCGCTGTTTTTAAAGAAAAGCCTTCACCGGATTTCGACCTATCTGAACCGGGACGCCTGGCGTGCACTGGTGAATCTGCCTGCCATCGATACCCATCGAACACTGGATCAGGCGGTACGTTCATCCATCAGAAACACGAAATTGCAGCAGCTGTTCAACCGCTATGCCACCTACAATGGGTCCGATCCGTTTCAGGCACCGGCTACCCTGTCGGTCATTGCCCATCTGGAACACACGCGGGGTGCCTATTTTCCCGATGGGGGTATGATTTCTGTCAGCCGGTCCCTGGTGAAGGCTGCAGAAAAACTCGGAATTGCCATGCATCTGAACACCCGCGCTCAGGAAATCCTGTTCCAAAACGGAAAAGTCACCGGCGTCCGGACCGACGGCCAGGTATGGCCCGCCCAGGTGGTGGTTTCCAACATGGATATTCACTACACGTATCATCACCTGCTACCCACCATTGATCCGCCCGACCGGTTGCTGAGTCAGCCCAAATCGAGTTCCGCATTGATTTTTTATTGGGGAATCCGCGGTGAAACCCCTTCATTCGGACTGCATAATATCTTCTTTTCCGACCAGTACCGTCAGGAATTTGACGATCTCTTTCAGAAACACCAGATTCCCGCCGATCCGACCGTGTACTTATACATTTCCTCAAAACTAAACCGGGCCGATGCCCCGGCCGGACATGAGAACTGGTTTGTCATGATCAATGTGCCAAACAATCAGGGACAGGAATGGGACCGGATGATCAACCAGATCCGCCCGGTGATTCTTAAAACACTCAGTCAGGCCGCCGGTTTTGATGTATCCGAACGATTGGTTACCGAAAGCTCGCTCGATCCGCGTTCCATCGAATCGCAAACCCTTTCCTGGCAGGGTGCGTTGTATGGCAATTCGTCGAACAACCGGTTTGCTGCATTCCTTCGTCACAAGAATTTTCTGTCTTCGGTAAGGGGACTGTATATCGCCGGTGGCAGTGTGCATCCCGGAGGCGGGGTTCCGCTTTGCCTGCTTTCTGCGAAAATTGTGAGCGATCTGGTAAAGGAACGCGAATGA
- a CDS encoding lycopene cyclase domain-containing protein: MKYTYLFLNLITILGPVIMSFEKKIRFFRYWKPAFTALTFSGLFFLSWDYLFTYKRIWSFNPDYLTGFYLGVLPIEEILFFITVPFACLFIYEVVRFYYPAPGWNPQALIIGIIWGSFLIGIALMNIPKLYTSVKLLLTGGFLLYMSLMIKPVYMAQFWILYLIHLIPFALINGVLTSLPVVRYDDYYNLGIRLGTIPIEDTQYSLLLLLMTVAVFEHYKQKHGL, translated from the coding sequence ATGAAATACACCTATCTTTTCCTGAATCTGATTACCATTCTCGGACCGGTGATCATGTCCTTCGAAAAGAAAATCCGGTTTTTCCGATACTGGAAACCGGCCTTCACGGCACTGACCTTTTCCGGTTTGTTTTTCCTTTCCTGGGATTACCTGTTCACTTACAAACGAATCTGGTCATTCAATCCCGACTACCTGACCGGGTTCTATCTGGGTGTGCTTCCCATCGAGGAGATCCTGTTCTTTATCACAGTCCCCTTTGCCTGCCTGTTCATTTATGAAGTGGTCCGCTTTTATTACCCGGCTCCCGGATGGAACCCGCAGGCTCTGATTATCGGCATCATCTGGGGCAGTTTCCTGATCGGGATTGCCCTGATGAATATTCCCAAACTGTACACGTCGGTTAAATTGCTCCTCACGGGCGGATTCCTTCTCTACATGAGCCTGATGATAAAACCGGTTTATATGGCTCAGTTCTGGATTCTTTATCTCATTCACCTGATTCCCTTTGCCCTTATCAACGGAGTCCTGACCTCGCTTCCTGTGGTGAGGTATGATGATTACTACAATCTGGGAATCCGGTTGGGCACCATCCCCATTGAAGACACTCAATATTCCCTTCTGTTGCTGCTCATGACCGTGGCGGTGTTTGAACATTACAAACAAAAGCATGGCCTCTGA
- a CDS encoding helix-turn-helix transcriptional regulator, with amino-acid sequence MTKVVLFETDLQEKAALFKALGHPARLAILKYLAETGVCMSGDIADELPLARTTVNQHLYELKELGLIKGEIDGVRVNYCLNMEKLNQVKSLINSFTDSIGCCGDQEC; translated from the coding sequence ATGACCAAAGTGGTGTTATTTGAAACAGACTTACAGGAAAAGGCAGCTCTATTCAAAGCCCTCGGGCATCCGGCCCGGCTGGCTATTCTGAAATATCTGGCAGAAACCGGTGTCTGCATGTCGGGTGATATTGCGGATGAATTGCCTTTGGCCCGAACCACGGTTAATCAGCATTTATATGAATTGAAGGAACTCGGACTGATCAAAGGTGAAATTGATGGGGTCCGTGTCAATTACTGTCTGAACATGGAAAAACTGAATCAGGTGAAAAGCCTGATCAATTCGTTTACTGATTCAATCGGTTGCTGCGGCGACCAGGAGTGTTAA
- a CDS encoding glycosyltransferase, producing the protein MIWLVVVFILLGFRVLSTVTALVNLFGRTRLRASLPLATSPTVSVLIPARNEETTLPSLLKTLSQSAGIHEILVLDDHSTDQTAAVVKQWQKTDPRIRLLNGKPLPAGWLGKNHACYQLAAEATGELLLFVDADVRPAPTAIHATIQQLVSNNLDMVSVFPHQQMVTLGEKLTVPIMHHILQSLLPLPLVRNTRESSLAAANGQWIVIRKQVYQQLKLHETLRNQIAEDIAMARLMKQSGFRVDCLVSDGLISCRMYSGWNEALNGFTKNIRQMLGGSVTSSVILTILMTTTFPLLLISPWPWLAVADGVAILITRMAISMNSGASVWMAIWTVPILFFVQWMLVFRTLTRSGKEITWKDRPLTTGS; encoded by the coding sequence ATGATCTGGCTGGTGGTTGTTTTCATTCTGCTCGGTTTCAGAGTGCTTTCAACGGTAACCGCGCTGGTAAACCTGTTTGGCAGAACCCGTCTCCGTGCAAGCCTGCCTCTGGCAACTTCACCAACGGTGTCGGTGCTGATTCCCGCCCGGAATGAAGAAACCACCTTACCATCCTTGCTGAAAACGCTGTCTCAGTCGGCGGGTATTCATGAAATTCTGGTTCTGGATGATCACTCCACCGATCAAACCGCCGCGGTGGTTAAACAGTGGCAGAAAACCGATCCGCGCATCCGGCTGCTGAACGGTAAGCCGTTACCCGCCGGGTGGCTGGGAAAAAATCACGCCTGTTATCAACTGGCAGCCGAAGCAACCGGTGAACTGCTCCTGTTTGTCGATGCCGATGTGCGACCGGCACCGACCGCCATTCATGCCACCATCCAACAACTGGTTTCCAACAATCTGGATATGGTGTCGGTGTTTCCGCATCAGCAGATGGTTACCCTGGGCGAAAAACTGACGGTGCCGATTATGCATCACATTCTGCAATCGCTGTTACCGCTCCCGTTGGTTCGCAACACCCGGGAATCATCACTCGCTGCTGCCAATGGGCAATGGATTGTAATCCGGAAGCAGGTGTATCAGCAGTTGAAATTACATGAGACACTCCGGAACCAGATTGCCGAAGACATCGCCATGGCACGGTTAATGAAACAATCCGGTTTCCGGGTGGATTGCCTGGTCTCGGACGGACTGATTTCCTGCAGGATGTATTCCGGCTGGAATGAAGCGTTAAATGGGTTCACCAAGAACATCCGGCAGATGCTGGGCGGATCGGTTACCAGTTCCGTCATCCTTACCATTCTGATGACCACCACGTTTCCGTTGTTGCTTATTTCACCGTGGCCCTGGCTGGCTGTGGCTGACGGAGTGGCCATCCTGATCACCCGTATGGCAATCAGCATGAATTCGGGCGCTTCAGTCTGGATGGCCATCTGGACCGTTCCCATTCTATTTTTTGTTCAATGGATGTTGGTTTTCAGAACACTTACACGATCCGGAAAGGAGATCACATGGAAAGACCGGCCGTTAACCACCGGATCCTGA
- a CDS encoding 1-acyl-sn-glycerol-3-phosphate acyltransferase encodes MIKARHHPVKRWILDWYSRIRIHFHFRELLIQSDLNLPADRPVVVLGNHFSWWDGLWAWVINKRAIGRVFHVMMLEDFLEKTPILTGIGAYSIKRNSRSILESFSYTRELLTNPDHVVFLYPQGALFSQSVDEVAFKSGIQKLLDTLHQPVTVVFMAVFLDYGIHDKETVSVILHQVPETTPIRNLEEAYNTFYSDAHRKHQQVFADL; translated from the coding sequence ATGATCAAAGCCAGGCATCATCCCGTTAAGCGATGGATTCTGGATTGGTATTCCAGGATCCGGATTCATTTTCACTTCAGAGAATTGCTGATTCAATCCGACCTGAACCTGCCCGCTGACCGGCCGGTGGTGGTATTGGGTAATCATTTTTCCTGGTGGGACGGACTGTGGGCGTGGGTGATTAACAAGCGCGCCATCGGCCGGGTCTTCCACGTCATGATGCTTGAAGATTTTCTTGAAAAAACGCCTATTCTAACGGGAATCGGCGCCTATTCCATCAAGCGGAATTCCAGGTCCATTCTGGAATCCTTTTCCTACACCCGTGAACTGCTGACCAATCCTGACCATGTGGTGTTTCTGTATCCGCAAGGGGCGTTGTTTTCCCAATCGGTCGATGAGGTCGCCTTCAAGTCGGGCATTCAAAAACTGCTCGACACCCTGCATCAGCCGGTCACAGTGGTATTCATGGCCGTTTTCCTGGATTATGGGATTCACGACAAGGAAACCGTGTCGGTGATTCTTCACCAGGTGCCCGAAACCACCCCCATCCGCAATCTGGAAGAAGCTTACAACACTTTTTATTCCGATGCCCACCGGAAACATCAGCAGGTGTTTGCCGATTTATGA
- the arsB gene encoding ACR3 family arsenite efflux transporter: protein MKQIAFFEKYLTLWVLLCMVAGLLLGQIAPGLISGLSAMEFGEGSQVNIPIAILIWLMIFPMMLKIDFRGLKAVVNRPKGLLITLIVNWLIKPFSMAFLGWIFITVLFGDVLGWIETETARNYVAGLIILAAAPCTAMVFVWSYLTDGDPAYTLAQVAINDLIMIVAFAPIVMVLVGVAGISIPTQVLLTSVIVFIVIPLSAGWITRELLIRFKGKTWFEQSFLPRFQPVTMIALLITLILIFAFQADNILSNWIAVLLLAIPILIQVYFNSGITYFIMKWARVPHNIASPGALIGASNFFELAVAVAIMLFGPSSPAALATVVGVLVEVPVMLSVCQACNLSKKWYEEEIAS, encoded by the coding sequence ATGAAACAAATCGCTTTTTTTGAAAAATATCTGACTCTCTGGGTTCTCCTTTGCATGGTGGCCGGGCTTCTTCTCGGCCAGATTGCTCCAGGCCTCATTTCCGGATTAAGTGCCATGGAATTTGGTGAAGGTTCCCAGGTCAATATTCCCATCGCCATTCTGATCTGGCTGATGATTTTCCCCATGATGCTGAAAATTGATTTCCGCGGATTGAAAGCCGTGGTGAACCGGCCAAAGGGATTATTGATCACGCTGATTGTCAATTGGCTGATCAAACCGTTCAGCATGGCTTTTCTGGGTTGGATTTTCATAACGGTTCTTTTTGGTGATGTTCTTGGCTGGATTGAAACCGAAACAGCACGCAATTATGTGGCCGGACTGATTATTCTGGCAGCAGCTCCCTGCACGGCCATGGTGTTTGTCTGGAGTTACCTGACCGACGGGGATCCTGCCTATACGCTTGCTCAAGTGGCCATCAATGACCTGATCATGATTGTGGCTTTTGCTCCCATCGTCATGGTGCTGGTCGGCGTGGCCGGCATCAGCATTCCCACCCAGGTTCTGCTCACATCGGTAATTGTTTTTATTGTCATTCCCCTGTCAGCCGGATGGATCACCCGTGAACTGCTGATCAGATTCAAAGGAAAAACGTGGTTCGAGCAGTCTTTCCTTCCCCGTTTTCAGCCGGTGACCATGATTGCCCTGCTCATAACTCTGATCCTGATATTTGCATTTCAGGCAGATAATATTCTCTCCAACTGGATCGCCGTTCTCCTGTTGGCCATTCCGATTTTAATTCAGGTCTATTTTAATTCAGGTATCACCTATTTCATCATGAAATGGGCCAGGGTCCCGCATAATATTGCTTCTCCCGGTGCTCTGATCGGTGCCTCCAATTTTTTTGAACTGGCGGTGGCCGTGGCCATCATGTTGTTTGGCCCTTCCTCACCAGCCGCATTGGCCACTGTAGTGGGTGTGCTGGTCGAAGTACCGGTCATGTTATCGGTTTGTCAAGCGTGTAATTTAAGTAAAAAGTGGTACGAGGAAGAAATCGCCTCATGA
- a CDS encoding T9SS type A sorting domain-containing protein — protein sequence MTRLTILFLLFTNSAIAQPLPFHQFTFPTDSMEVTVTDLVADEDGMLYILASRRIPANFDEKAWVAAYDHSGNRQWEFTWGEKFGNPTYFLAEWGPDHLVAIVHPEDSTGTFNVAVLKLTKAGSLVWSYYYGKMDGRMDIPTDYTFDQDQNLIISAGEHSTEAKQLLLKLSPDGVPVFTKTRSFPETNSSSYLLDTCVDSLGNVISFSRNLMRETDLVSIVKHSPDGDFLWAKSFDFWPTHEIRRTQLITIGTDILFAGPTYQSGVGGTAELNIVRLDENGTTLSHKTHSMAQHGFIQSILSVAWCAPDRYLMVPMTFTNGKYSIPMLIVDGDGNLISKFVPEPSAEIPSVFVMPPDQNQIVVYSYGSSIQKTVFGFPNEQSFQIQQFPAIPAPQYLAGLTHDGSLIWGFSDRPFEPTVIMAFDQPTLTTVPSDENVPAGFKIRSVYPNPFNPSTMAEIELTEAGPVSWSVCDVTGRMALPVTTTFYQTGRHSIPIHLTGLSSGLYFLRIHQGATVQTAKLAYIR from the coding sequence ATGACCAGACTTACTATTCTTTTTCTTTTGTTCACCAATAGCGCAATCGCGCAACCCCTTCCTTTTCATCAGTTCACTTTTCCCACCGACAGCATGGAAGTGACCGTCACAGATCTGGTAGCCGATGAGGATGGGATGTTGTATATCCTTGCCAGCCGCCGGATTCCTGCCAATTTTGACGAGAAAGCCTGGGTGGCCGCTTATGACCACAGCGGAAACCGTCAATGGGAGTTTACATGGGGCGAAAAATTTGGAAATCCCACCTATTTTCTTGCCGAATGGGGTCCCGATCATCTGGTGGCCATTGTTCATCCAGAGGATTCCACCGGCACCTTCAATGTGGCGGTGCTGAAACTGACAAAGGCCGGTTCGCTGGTCTGGAGTTACTATTACGGCAAGATGGATGGCCGGATGGATATCCCCACCGATTATACCTTCGATCAGGATCAGAATCTGATCATTTCGGCTGGTGAACATAGTACAGAAGCTAAACAATTACTCCTGAAACTCTCTCCCGATGGCGTTCCTGTGTTCACCAAAACACGTTCCTTTCCCGAAACAAACTCCAGTTCGTATTTATTGGATACCTGCGTTGATTCGCTGGGAAACGTCATCAGTTTCAGCCGTAATCTGATGAGAGAAACCGATCTGGTTTCAATCGTGAAACATTCTCCGGACGGGGACTTTCTGTGGGCCAAATCCTTTGACTTCTGGCCTACCCATGAAATCAGACGAACGCAACTGATTACCATCGGGACCGACATTCTGTTTGCCGGACCGACTTACCAAAGTGGGGTGGGCGGTACGGCCGAACTGAACATCGTCCGCCTCGATGAGAATGGAACGACTCTTTCGCATAAAACTCATTCAATGGCTCAGCACGGATTCATTCAGTCTATTCTGTCTGTGGCCTGGTGTGCACCAGACCGGTACCTCATGGTCCCTATGACATTTACCAATGGCAAGTACAGCATTCCCATGTTAATTGTGGATGGAGACGGAAATCTGATATCCAAATTTGTACCGGAACCCAGTGCCGAAATCCCCAGCGTCTTCGTCATGCCTCCCGACCAGAATCAGATCGTTGTGTATTCCTACGGTTCATCCATTCAGAAAACGGTTTTCGGATTTCCCAATGAACAGTCCTTTCAGATTCAGCAATTCCCTGCCATTCCCGCCCCTCAGTATCTGGCCGGATTAACCCATGATGGCAGTCTGATCTGGGGATTCAGCGACCGCCCCTTTGAACCCACCGTCATTATGGCATTCGATCAACCCACGCTGACCACAGTCCCATCCGATGAAAACGTTCCTGCCGGTTTTAAGATCAGGTCGGTGTACCCGAATCCGTTCAATCCCTCCACCATGGCAGAGATTGAACTGACCGAAGCCGGTCCGGTTTCCTGGTCGGTCTGCGATGTAACCGGAAGAATGGCTTTACCAGTCACAACCACTTTTTATCAGACGGGCAGACATTCCATCCCCATCCACCTCACGGGTCTCTCTTCCGGGCTGTATTTTCTGCGGATTCACCAGGGCGCTACCGTTCAAACAGCTAAACTGGCCTACATCAGATAA
- a CDS encoding arsenic resistance protein, protein MEAILKSTTSFVQTNLTRLILVVMILGLANSYFLGGIPFNLIICAVASFLMIYPMFINLRIEDVAEITQHKLPVALSLVLNFILSPAIAFGLGWLFLGQDPYLSLGLMLIALIPTSGMTATWTERSRGNLKVALSIIAISLLVVVVTLPLVLPLVAGDLLEVGPWFIFQRIIAVIIVPLLMGDMTRRWIIEKKGEEYFKSKKPLFAGLSSLGLLVVLFLIMSLDVNTMIIENPVLVGKAIIPLVLYYLLMFGLSTLLTSKLPFPVGVAVVFGTSVRYLALALGIAVPLLGDGTSSALVVLMVALAFFVQVPLSSVYSKWAAKRAG, encoded by the coding sequence ATGGAAGCGATATTAAAATCCACCACGTCATTTGTTCAGACGAATCTCACCCGTCTGATTCTGGTCGTCATGATTCTTGGACTGGCAAACAGCTACTTTCTGGGTGGAATTCCCTTCAATCTGATCATCTGTGCAGTGGCATCCTTTCTGATGATCTATCCCATGTTTATCAATCTGCGAATCGAGGACGTCGCAGAAATCACACAACATAAGCTGCCGGTCGCCCTTTCACTCGTACTTAATTTTATCCTGTCACCCGCGATTGCATTCGGACTTGGCTGGCTGTTTCTGGGTCAGGATCCGTATTTATCATTGGGTCTGATGCTGATAGCCCTGATTCCCACCAGCGGAATGACGGCCACCTGGACGGAACGGTCGAGGGGAAATCTGAAAGTGGCTCTGTCGATTATTGCCATCAGCCTGCTGGTGGTGGTGGTGACGCTGCCACTGGTGTTACCGCTGGTGGCCGGGGATTTGCTGGAGGTTGGACCGTGGTTCATTTTTCAACGGATTATTGCTGTCATCATCGTTCCGCTGCTCATGGGTGACATGACCCGCCGGTGGATCATTGAAAAGAAAGGGGAGGAGTATTTCAAATCGAAAAAGCCGCTCTTTGCCGGTCTTTCTTCTTTGGGCCTGTTGGTGGTTCTCTTTCTGATTATGTCGCTAGATGTGAACACGATGATTATAGAAAATCCGGTCCTGGTCGGGAAGGCCATTATTCCGCTGGTGTTGTATTACCTGCTCATGTTTGGATTAAGTACCCTGCTGACAAGTAAACTTCCCTTTCCGGTTGGAGTGGCGGTGGTGTTCGGTACCTCGGTCCGGTATCTGGCACTGGCATTGGGAATTGCTGTTCCGTTACTGGGTGATGGAACCAGCAGCGCCCTGGTGGTTCTCATGGTGGCGCTGGCATTTTTTGTTCAGGTTCCGCTTTCATCGGTGTATTCGAAATGGGCAGCAAAGCGGGCAGGGTGA
- a CDS encoding fatty acid desaturase, translating to MKIHSFPHNPTTSLSIALLIILLWTGSLVFMLSLELTDASLWFWLPLFILIQTHLFTGLFITAHDAMHHLITPSLRLNHAIGWICSLLFMFNRYDQLYPKHHDHHRYPATDRDPDFATGGFFRWYGSFVRQYVTVFQILAVAVLFNLLALWIPQTNLILFWVIPSVLSTIQLFYFGTYLPHRGTHPADNPHKARSFTGGPAAAFFTCYFFGYHYEHHDRPYLAWWRLATARIR from the coding sequence ATGAAAATCCATTCCTTTCCACATAATCCGACCACTTCACTCAGCATTGCCCTGCTGATTATACTGCTGTGGACGGGATCGCTTGTGTTCATGCTGTCGCTGGAATTGACGGATGCCAGTTTGTGGTTCTGGCTACCGCTATTCATTCTGATTCAAACCCATCTGTTCACCGGTCTGTTTATCACCGCCCATGATGCCATGCATCATCTGATCACACCCTCTCTCCGGCTGAATCATGCAATTGGTTGGATCTGTTCACTGCTGTTTATGTTCAACCGGTATGACCAACTGTACCCGAAACACCATGACCATCACCGGTACCCGGCCACCGATCGGGATCCCGATTTCGCGACCGGCGGATTTTTCCGGTGGTATGGTTCTTTTGTGCGGCAATACGTGACGGTTTTTCAGATTCTGGCTGTCGCGGTTTTATTCAATTTGCTGGCACTCTGGATTCCGCAAACCAATCTGATCCTGTTCTGGGTGATTCCATCGGTGCTTTCCACCATACAATTGTTTTACTTCGGAACCTACTTACCACACCGAGGTACGCATCCGGCCGACAATCCTCACAAGGCCCGGTCCTTCACCGGCGGTCCGGCAGCCGCCTTTTTCACCTGCTACTTTTTCGGATATCATTACGAACATCACGACCGGCCCTACCTGGCCTGGTGGCGTCTGGCAACGGCGAGAATCCGCTAA
- a CDS encoding sigma-70 family RNA polymerase sigma factor — MMKSARPADSPWKDEIPLLRNYIRKRISNREDAADLIQDVLIKAHLQDRNDLRNPSSWLLQTASNVVTDFYRKNKPVPTEEMDPPVEQDFSSYEQLAVYLPPLLNCLPKEYADALRLADLEESGQADIAREKNLSVSAIKSRVQRGRKLLRKEVETCFHVDTNPEGKLVDFRLKKSCRSLIRYEKKLQ, encoded by the coding sequence ATGATGAAATCCGCAAGACCTGCCGACTCACCCTGGAAGGACGAAATTCCCTTGCTTCGCAATTATATACGCAAGCGGATTTCCAACCGGGAAGATGCTGCCGATCTGATTCAGGATGTCCTGATCAAGGCTCACCTGCAGGACAGGAACGATTTGCGAAATCCCTCTTCATGGTTGTTGCAAACCGCCTCGAATGTGGTAACTGATTTTTACCGAAAGAATAAGCCTGTGCCGACAGAAGAAATGGATCCGCCTGTTGAACAGGACTTTTCTTCCTATGAGCAGCTGGCCGTTTATCTTCCACCATTACTCAATTGCCTTCCAAAAGAATACGCCGATGCACTCCGGTTGGCTGATCTGGAGGAATCCGGGCAGGCCGATATTGCAAGGGAAAAAAATCTGTCTGTTTCCGCCATCAAGTCCAGAGTTCAGAGGGGAAGAAAATTGCTCAGAAAAGAAGTGGAAACCTGTTTTCATGTGGATACCAATCCGGAAGGAAAACTGGTGGATTTTCGTTTAAAGAAATCCTGCCGATCCTTAATCCGTTACGAAAAAAAACTTCAATAA